Proteins encoded within one genomic window of Candidatus Obscuribacterales bacterium:
- a CDS encoding ABC transporter permease, producing the protein MAVSTSRSNRSIRSNLTWLDQLSFRLIMGGLAIFSLIVLTVPTLIVLLASLSSAQTLQFPPPGLSFQWYISLLTFTEVKAAAWTSFQVATMTAIICIVLGICASLAMARSRARWVTAMDALVMSPLALPGVAVGLGILTFFSLTGVRLSIATLVIGHVVICTPYVVRNILASLTQLGSILQEASVALGASPQYTFWQVTLPLIKQGVLIGAFMAFLTSFDNITVSLFLSDARTEVLPIRMWSMIENDLDVRAAAISGVLIVITAVLMIIMERVSGLSKVLIGDR; encoded by the coding sequence GGCTGGATCAGCTTTCTTTCCGGCTGATCATGGGGGGACTTGCCATCTTCAGCTTAATTGTTTTAACAGTGCCGACGCTAATTGTTCTGTTAGCATCCTTGAGTTCTGCTCAAACACTCCAGTTTCCTCCGCCCGGTTTATCCTTCCAGTGGTATATTTCACTCCTGACGTTTACGGAAGTGAAGGCTGCTGCTTGGACAAGCTTTCAAGTGGCAACCATGACGGCGATTATCTGCATTGTATTGGGTATTTGCGCTTCTTTAGCTATGGCCAGGAGTCGCGCCCGTTGGGTCACTGCCATGGATGCCCTCGTCATGTCGCCTTTAGCGCTGCCTGGCGTGGCTGTAGGACTGGGTATTTTGACCTTTTTTAGCCTAACGGGAGTTCGCCTATCGATCGCGACCCTTGTGATCGGTCATGTAGTAATTTGTACGCCCTATGTGGTTCGCAACATTCTCGCTAGCTTGACTCAACTCGGATCGATTCTGCAAGAAGCCTCGGTGGCACTGGGGGCCAGTCCTCAGTATACGTTTTGGCAAGTCACGTTGCCCTTGATCAAACAAGGTGTCCTGATTGGCGCATTCATGGCGTTTTTGACGTCTTTCGATAACATCACCGTATCGCTGTTTCTCTCGGATGCGCGGACTGAAGTGCTGCCTATTCGGATGTGGTCGATGATTGAAAATGACCTCGACGTTCGAGCAGCGGCGATTTCTGGAGTTCTAATTGTCATTACCGCAGTGCTGATGATCATTATGGAACGAGTTTCTGGGCTATCAAAAGTGCTTATTGGCGATCGCTAA